From a single Alloactinosynnema sp. L-07 genomic region:
- the ectB gene encoding diaminobutyrate--2-oxoglutarate transaminase, protein MTIAPHRIDTPRTTEFGVFEDYESEVRSYCRKFPVVFNRAKGAELFAEDGRRFIDFFCGAGSLNYGHNNEFIKARLTDYLAADGIVHGLDMYTVAKREFLGRFAETVLRPRELDYKVQFCGPTGTDAVEAALKLARKATGRRGVIAFTGAYHGMSRGSLGVTGSRRARRAGGVSGGEVTFVPYEDGPLGGFDSVGLIDRLLADPSSGVELPAAVIVEPMQMEGGVYPASGDWLRSLRAVTDKYGVLLIVDEIQAGCGRTGTFFCFEQAGIVPDIVTVSKSIGGYGLPLSLALFRRELDVWEPGEHTGTFRGNQLAFVAAAAACDLWGQTKFRTDLAVGARRLDRFRAEVSAAHPDVDTRGRGMAIGIDLARAGGPERADRIQRHAFDHGVIVELCGRHDEVVKILPPLTIDIPRLDSGLDVLRAALRA, encoded by the coding sequence ATGACCATCGCCCCCCACCGGATCGACACCCCGCGCACGACCGAGTTCGGCGTGTTCGAGGACTACGAGTCCGAGGTCCGCAGCTACTGCCGCAAATTCCCCGTCGTGTTCAACCGGGCCAAAGGCGCCGAGCTGTTCGCCGAGGACGGCCGCCGGTTCATCGACTTCTTCTGCGGCGCCGGATCGCTGAACTACGGCCACAACAACGAGTTCATCAAAGCCCGGCTCACCGACTACCTCGCCGCCGACGGCATCGTCCACGGCCTGGACATGTACACCGTGGCCAAACGCGAGTTCCTCGGCCGTTTCGCCGAGACCGTGCTGCGGCCCCGCGAACTCGACTACAAGGTCCAGTTCTGCGGGCCCACCGGCACCGACGCCGTGGAGGCCGCGCTCAAACTCGCCCGCAAAGCCACGGGCAGGCGCGGGGTCATCGCGTTCACCGGCGCCTACCACGGGATGTCGCGCGGGTCGCTGGGTGTCACCGGCAGCAGGCGCGCGCGCCGCGCGGGCGGGGTCAGCGGCGGCGAGGTGACGTTCGTGCCCTACGAGGACGGCCCGCTCGGCGGGTTCGACTCCGTTGGCCTGATCGACCGGCTGCTGGCCGACCCGTCGTCGGGGGTCGAGCTGCCCGCCGCGGTGATCGTCGAACCCATGCAGATGGAAGGCGGGGTCTACCCGGCGTCGGGGGACTGGCTGCGGTCGCTGCGCGCGGTCACCGACAAGTACGGGGTGCTGCTGATCGTCGACGAGATCCAGGCAGGCTGTGGGCGCACCGGCACGTTCTTCTGCTTCGAGCAGGCCGGGATCGTGCCCGACATCGTCACCGTGTCCAAGTCCATCGGCGGCTACGGGCTGCCGCTGTCGCTGGCGCTGTTCCGCCGTGAGCTCGACGTGTGGGAGCCAGGCGAGCACACCGGCACCTTCCGCGGCAACCAACTCGCCTTCGTCGCCGCCGCCGCGGCGTGCGACCTGTGGGGGCAGACGAAGTTCCGCACCGACCTGGCCGTGGGCGCGCGCAGGCTCGACCGGTTCCGCGCCGAGGTCAGCGCCGCCCACCCGGACGTCGACACCCGCGGCCGCGGCATGGCCATCGGGATCGACCTTGCCCGAGCGGGCGGACCTGAGCGCGCCGACCGGATCCAGCGCCACGCCTTCGACCACGGCGTGATCGTGGAACTGTGCGGCCGCCACGACGAGGTCGTGAAGATCCTGCCGCCGCTGACCATCGACATCCCCCGCCTCGACAGCGGACTCGACGTGCTGCGCGCCGCGTTGCGCGCCTGA
- a CDS encoding non-ribosomal peptide synthetase produces the protein MAHRVRAALFDYDPRPPPWSPMAWRCAVPGGDSQNATVSTVRAASFSQQRLWFLDQLRPGSSDYLLPMALRVLGGLDVGALTKAFAAVVDRHEILRTRYVAADGDPIQHIDARVDTELRMIDVTGLAAAERDQRVPALIKDELATPFDLAGEAPLRLALARFADDDHLLLVTVHHIAFDGWSWGVLGRELAAGYREHTGGAPADLPALPKQYGDFADWQRDLLSGPRLTRQLDYWRDRLTGIEPLRLPTDLPRPPQWDGAGDVVRFDLPADLVAAADALARGAGSTRYMVLLAAFKTLLARYTGQTDLAVGTPVAGRGRTDLEGMIGLFVNTLVLRTDLSGTSTFRSLIHRVRDTTLSAFSGADAPFERIVTELTPERDLSRNPLFQVSFSLLNAVGAQITLPGLDVELIETPLTGSPFDLTLDLKTFPGGRVGARLQYATALFDRATIDQIGHAYLDVLRAALYDPDATVADLGARAKLLPAKEKVRLLAYGTGPVDEVGDETVTELIDRQALSTPDALAVACGQDKLTYAELVAKADRLARHLRAHGVGLGSVVGVHLDRGVELLVTFLAVLKSGAAYLPLDPVQPVGRLAAMAADAGVRVVVTETALDAKITDTSILVDRDQIDADTGSLDQVAGPDDLAYVIYTSGSTGAPKGVMIHHRGLVNFVLAMLDRPGLRAGQAVIGLTTMSFDPSVLELYVPLLVGAHVVLADTEEARDPQRMAALIERTDPVIVQATPTTLRMLLDVGWTPPARLTVLCGGEKMTAELIGRLTADGAPVWDLYGPTETTVWATTARVGGDWAAATNYTVHILDPHLDPVPDLAVGEIHVGGVGVAFGYLGKPGLTAAAFVPDPYGPPGSRRYRTGDLARRHPDGTVEILGRGDHQVKIRGHRIELGEIENALLGHPAIRAAVVHPAPADTGDLRLTGYLIAHTQAPSPEELREFLLATLPDYMAPEGYVVLDAYPLTSSGKVDRKALPIPEARPAAAAFVEPRSTDERVVAGVWQEVLGGPEVGAHENFFDIGGHSLLATRVAVRLRAAFGIDVPVRALFDHSTVAALAAALPDYPRVTERSAIPALTGRRRGHRREDAR, from the coding sequence GTGGCACACCGGGTTCGCGCAGCACTGTTCGACTACGACCCGCGGCCGCCGCCGTGGTCGCCGATGGCGTGGAGGTGCGCGGTGCCCGGTGGTGACAGCCAGAACGCGACGGTGAGCACGGTGCGCGCGGCGTCGTTCTCCCAGCAGCGGCTGTGGTTCCTCGACCAGCTGCGGCCCGGTTCGTCGGACTACCTGCTGCCGATGGCGCTGCGGGTGCTCGGCGGGCTCGACGTGGGCGCGCTGACGAAGGCGTTCGCCGCGGTCGTGGATCGCCACGAGATCCTGCGCACCCGCTATGTCGCCGCCGACGGCGACCCGATTCAGCACATCGACGCGCGGGTCGACACCGAACTTCGGATGATCGACGTCACCGGGCTCGCCGCCGCCGAACGTGACCAGCGGGTGCCCGCGCTGATCAAGGATGAGTTGGCGACCCCGTTCGACCTGGCCGGGGAGGCGCCGCTGCGGCTGGCGCTGGCCCGCTTCGCCGACGACGACCACCTGCTGCTGGTCACCGTGCACCACATCGCCTTCGACGGCTGGTCCTGGGGTGTGCTCGGCCGGGAGTTGGCCGCCGGGTACCGCGAACACACCGGCGGCGCGCCCGCCGACCTTCCCGCACTGCCCAAGCAGTACGGCGACTTCGCCGACTGGCAGCGCGACCTGCTCAGCGGCCCCCGCCTGACCCGGCAGCTGGACTACTGGCGCGACCGGCTCACCGGGATCGAGCCGCTGCGGCTGCCCACCGACCTGCCTCGGCCGCCGCAGTGGGACGGCGCGGGCGACGTCGTGCGGTTCGACCTGCCCGCCGACCTCGTCGCCGCCGCCGACGCTCTCGCCAGGGGCGCGGGCTCCACCCGCTACATGGTGTTGCTCGCCGCGTTCAAGACGCTGCTGGCCCGCTACACCGGGCAGACCGACCTCGCCGTGGGCACGCCGGTCGCCGGGCGTGGGCGCACCGACCTCGAAGGCATGATCGGGCTGTTCGTCAACACCCTCGTGCTGCGCACCGACCTGTCCGGCACGTCGACGTTCCGGTCGCTGATCCACCGGGTGCGCGACACCACGCTGTCGGCGTTCAGCGGCGCCGACGCGCCGTTCGAGCGGATCGTCACCGAACTCACCCCAGAACGGGACCTGTCGCGCAACCCGCTGTTCCAGGTGTCGTTCTCGCTGCTCAACGCCGTCGGCGCGCAGATCACCCTGCCCGGCCTGGACGTCGAGCTGATCGAGACCCCGTTGACCGGGTCACCGTTCGACCTGACCCTGGACCTCAAGACGTTCCCCGGCGGCCGGGTCGGCGCGCGCCTGCAGTACGCGACCGCGCTGTTCGACCGGGCCACCATCGACCAGATCGGCCACGCCTACCTCGACGTCCTGCGCGCCGCCCTGTACGACCCCGACGCCACCGTCGCGGACCTGGGCGCGCGGGCAAAACTGTTGCCCGCCAAGGAAAAAGTCCGCCTTCTCGCCTACGGGACCGGCCCGGTCGATGAGGTGGGCGACGAGACCGTGACCGAGCTGATCGACCGGCAGGCACTGTCCACACCGGACGCGTTGGCGGTCGCGTGTGGACAGGACAAGCTCACCTACGCCGAACTCGTCGCCAAGGCCGACCGGCTCGCTCGGCACCTGCGCGCCCACGGGGTCGGTCTCGGGTCGGTGGTCGGCGTGCACCTCGACCGCGGCGTCGAGCTGCTCGTCACCTTCCTGGCCGTGCTCAAGTCCGGTGCCGCGTATCTGCCGCTGGATCCCGTGCAGCCCGTGGGCCGCCTGGCCGCCATGGCCGCCGACGCGGGCGTGCGCGTGGTCGTCACCGAGACCGCGCTGGACGCGAAGATCACCGACACGTCCATCCTGGTCGACCGCGACCAGATCGACGCCGACACCGGGAGCCTCGACCAGGTCGCCGGTCCCGACGACCTGGCCTACGTCATCTACACCTCCGGCTCCACCGGCGCCCCCAAGGGCGTGATGATCCACCACCGCGGCCTGGTCAACTTCGTGCTCGCCATGCTCGACCGGCCCGGTCTGCGCGCGGGCCAGGCCGTGATCGGGCTGACCACGATGTCGTTCGACCCGTCGGTGCTGGAGCTGTATGTTCCGCTGCTCGTCGGCGCGCACGTCGTGCTGGCCGACACCGAGGAAGCGCGCGACCCGCAGCGCATGGCCGCCCTGATCGAACGCACCGACCCGGTCATCGTGCAGGCCACCCCGACCACCCTGCGGATGCTGCTCGACGTCGGCTGGACCCCGCCGGCGCGGCTGACCGTGCTGTGCGGCGGGGAGAAGATGACCGCCGAGCTCATCGGCAGACTCACCGCCGACGGCGCCCCCGTCTGGGACCTCTACGGGCCCACCGAGACCACCGTGTGGGCCACCACCGCCCGCGTCGGCGGCGACTGGGCCGCGGCGACCAACTACACCGTCCACATCCTGGACCCTCACCTCGACCCCGTGCCCGACCTGGCCGTCGGCGAGATCCACGTCGGCGGCGTGGGCGTCGCCTTCGGCTACCTGGGCAAGCCCGGGCTCACCGCGGCGGCGTTCGTGCCCGACCCGTACGGGCCGCCGGGGTCGCGCCGATACCGCACCGGGGACCTCGCGCGCCGCCACCCCGACGGCACCGTGGAGATCCTGGGCCGGGGCGATCACCAGGTGAAGATCCGCGGCCATCGCATCGAGCTCGGCGAGATCGAGAACGCGCTGCTGGGCCACCCCGCCATCCGCGCCGCCGTCGTGCACCCCGCCCCCGCCGACACCGGTGACCTGCGCCTGACCGGCTACCTCATCGCGCACACCCAGGCGCCCAGCCCCGAGGAGCTGCGCGAGTTCCTGCTGGCCACCCTGCCCGACTACATGGCCCCCGAGGGCTACGTCGTCCTCGACGCCTACCCGTTGACCTCCTCAGGCAAGGTCGACCGCAAAGCCCTGCCGATCCCCGAGGCCCGCCCCGCCGCCGCTGCGTTCGTCGAACCCCGCTCCACCGACGAACGCGTCGTCGCCGGGGTGTGGCAGGAGGTCCTGGGCGGGCCCGAGGTCGGCGCCCACGAGAACTTCTTCGACATCGGCGGGCACTCGCTGCTCGCCACCCGGGTCGCCGTGCGGCTGCGCGCGGCGTTCGGGATCGACGTGCCGGTGCGCGCGCTGTTCGACCACAGCACCGTCGCCGCGCTCGCCGCCGCACTGCCCGACTACCCGCGGGTGACCGAGCGGAGCGCGATACCCGCGCTCACCGGCAGGCGCCGCGGCCACCGCCGAGAGGACGCCCGATGA
- a CDS encoding MbtH family NRPS accessory protein: protein MTDNTDEGVFRVVRNDEEQYSIWPADRELPSGWHAEGTEGPKQHCLDHIGLVWTDMRPRSLRERMAQVGESA from the coding sequence ATGACCGACAACACCGACGAGGGCGTTTTCCGCGTCGTGCGCAACGACGAGGAGCAGTACTCGATCTGGCCCGCCGACCGCGAGCTGCCATCGGGCTGGCACGCGGAGGGCACCGAAGGCCCCAAGCAGCACTGCCTGGACCACATCGGTCTGGTGTGGACGGACATGCGCCCGCGGAGCCTGCGCGAGCGGATGGCGCAAGTGGGCGAATCGGCCTGA
- the sbnA gene encoding 2,3-diaminopropionate biosynthesis protein SbnA, whose product MGGYPNAGAGVLSAVGATPLVELTKLVPGGGFRAFAKLEAGNPGGSIKDRSAHAMLTDAIETGTVIPGRSTVVESSSGNLGIGLAQACRYFDVRFICVVDPRTNTQNIAIMRAYGADVHTVTDKDPATGEYLPTRIRRVRQLVATLPNAYWPNQYANPRNAWAHRTTMREIVDALDGRLDYLLCTTSSCGTLRGCADYAREIGLPTRIVAVDAECSAIFHQPVGRRLIPGHGAAMRPGLYTAGLADEVVHVSDLDCVVGCRRLANREAILAGGSSGAVISALLRLRDRIPDGATCAVILADTGTRYLDTIYDDAWVAAHFGDVTELWKDETVDNAVEVALC is encoded by the coding sequence ATGGGCGGCTATCCCAACGCGGGCGCCGGGGTGCTGTCCGCCGTCGGCGCCACCCCGCTGGTGGAACTCACCAAGCTGGTGCCCGGCGGCGGCTTCCGCGCTTTCGCCAAGCTGGAGGCGGGCAATCCCGGCGGCAGCATCAAGGACCGGTCGGCGCACGCCATGCTGACCGACGCCATCGAGACCGGCACGGTGATCCCCGGCCGGTCCACCGTGGTCGAGTCCAGTTCCGGCAACCTCGGCATCGGCCTGGCGCAGGCGTGCCGCTACTTCGACGTGCGGTTCATCTGCGTGGTCGACCCGCGCACCAACACGCAGAACATCGCGATCATGCGCGCCTACGGCGCCGACGTGCACACCGTCACCGACAAGGACCCGGCCACCGGCGAGTACCTGCCGACCCGGATCCGCCGGGTGCGGCAGCTGGTGGCGACCCTGCCCAACGCGTACTGGCCCAACCAGTACGCCAACCCGCGCAACGCGTGGGCGCACCGCACCACGATGCGCGAGATCGTCGACGCGCTCGACGGCAGGCTGGACTATCTGCTGTGCACCACCAGCTCGTGCGGCACGCTGCGCGGCTGCGCCGACTACGCCCGCGAGATCGGGCTGCCGACGCGGATCGTCGCGGTCGACGCCGAGTGCAGCGCGATCTTCCACCAGCCGGTGGGCAGGCGCCTGATCCCCGGCCACGGCGCGGCGATGCGCCCGGGCCTCTACACCGCCGGGCTGGCCGACGAGGTGGTCCACGTCAGCGACCTGGACTGTGTGGTGGGCTGCCGCAGGCTGGCCAACCGGGAGGCGATCCTGGCGGGCGGCTCGTCGGGGGCGGTGATCAGCGCGCTGCTGCGGCTGCGCGACCGCATCCCCGACGGCGCCACCTGCGCGGTGATCCTGGCCGACACCGGAACCCGATACCTGGACACGATCTACGACGACGCCTGGGTCGCGGCCCACTTCGGCGACGTCACCGAACTCTGGAAGGACGAGACGGTGGACAACGCCGTGGAGGTGGCCTTGTGCTGA
- the sbnB gene encoding 2,3-diaminopropionate biosynthesis protein SbnB, which translates to MLIVGNDAVRQVLDGRELEVLAAVRRAYQQHARGATALPHSVFLRFPQDTRNRIIGLPAFLGGDNAVAGMKWIASFPGNVADGLERASAAIILNSMDNGHPVALIEGSTISARRTAASAAVAAATLRPATPDTGVSLIGCGVINFEVLRFLRVVYPTITEVTLHDLDRDRAAEFARRCDPDLAVTIADGLPAALAAHGLVSVATTAAVPYTDLAECRPGTLVLHVSLRDVTIDGVLSSVNVVDDPDHVCRAATSPHLAEQHLGHRDFIHAALGDLLLTDTEHPRDPVKTTLFSPFGLGVLDLAVADLVMTHARAAGLGVELPDFLPSAIPAAAR; encoded by the coding sequence GTGCTGATCGTCGGCAACGACGCGGTCCGGCAGGTGCTCGACGGCCGCGAACTCGAGGTGCTCGCCGCGGTGCGGCGTGCCTACCAGCAGCACGCGCGCGGCGCCACGGCGCTGCCGCACTCGGTGTTCCTGCGGTTCCCGCAGGACACGCGCAACCGCATCATCGGACTGCCCGCGTTCCTCGGCGGCGACAACGCGGTGGCGGGCATGAAGTGGATCGCCTCGTTTCCCGGCAACGTGGCCGATGGCCTGGAGCGGGCGTCGGCGGCGATCATCCTCAACTCGATGGACAACGGGCACCCGGTGGCGCTCATCGAGGGCTCCACGATCTCCGCGCGCCGCACCGCGGCCAGTGCCGCGGTGGCCGCGGCGACCCTGCGACCGGCCACCCCCGACACCGGGGTGTCCCTCATCGGCTGCGGGGTGATCAACTTCGAGGTGCTAAGGTTCCTGCGGGTGGTGTACCCCACGATCACCGAGGTCACGCTGCACGACCTGGACCGTGACCGGGCCGCGGAGTTCGCCCGCCGCTGCGACCCGGACCTGGCGGTCACCATCGCCGATGGCCTGCCCGCCGCGCTGGCCGCGCACGGCCTGGTCAGCGTCGCCACGACCGCCGCGGTCCCCTACACCGACCTGGCCGAGTGCCGCCCCGGCACCCTGGTGCTGCACGTGTCGCTGCGCGACGTCACCATCGACGGTGTCCTGTCGTCGGTCAACGTCGTCGACGACCCCGACCACGTGTGCCGCGCGGCGACCTCACCGCACCTGGCCGAGCAGCACCTTGGCCACCGCGACTTCATCCACGCCGCCCTGGGCGACCTGCTGCTCACCGACACCGAACATCCCCGCGACCCGGTGAAGACGACCCTGTTCTCCCCGTTCGGCCTCGGCGTGCTGGACCTGGCGGTGGCCGACCTGGTGATGACCCACGCGCGGGCCGCGGGCCTGGGCGTCGAGCTGCCGGACTTCCTGCCGTCGGCGATCCCGGCGGCCGCCCGGTAA
- a CDS encoding maleylpyruvate isomerase N-terminal domain-containing protein, producing the protein MPVRSRVPVTADDVDSAVRLAVDSLGAVTDADWDAGAGTLEWTCRETVEHLADDLFFYAAQIGPRRRPATAAVPFAFTVKRPGGPLNLVFAAPEAGNEDLLQVVETCGALLTAMTRTTPPDVRAYHVYGVSDPEGFAAMGIVETLVHLHDLGQTLGFPVEPPAELCDRVLRRLFRNAPTDTDRWATLLWACGRAPLGERPRQAQWRWDGTPLD; encoded by the coding sequence ATGCCTGTGCGGTCCCGTGTCCCCGTCACCGCCGATGATGTCGATTCCGCTGTGCGCTTGGCCGTCGATTCGCTGGGGGCGGTGACGGACGCCGACTGGGACGCGGGCGCGGGCACGTTGGAGTGGACGTGCCGGGAGACCGTGGAGCACCTGGCCGACGACTTGTTCTTCTACGCCGCGCAGATCGGGCCGCGGCGTCGGCCCGCGACCGCGGCGGTGCCGTTCGCGTTCACCGTCAAGCGCCCCGGCGGGCCGCTGAATCTCGTCTTCGCCGCTCCCGAGGCGGGCAACGAGGACCTGTTGCAGGTCGTGGAGACCTGCGGGGCGCTGCTGACGGCCATGACGCGTACCACGCCGCCGGACGTCCGCGCCTACCACGTCTACGGTGTCTCCGACCCAGAAGGCTTCGCCGCCATGGGGATCGTCGAGACCCTCGTGCACCTGCACGACCTGGGCCAGACCCTGGGTTTCCCCGTCGAGCCGCCCGCCGAGCTGTGTGACCGGGTGCTGCGGCGGCTCTTCCGTAACGCCCCGACCGACACCGACCGGTGGGCGACGCTGCTGTGGGCGTGCGGTCGGGCACCGCTGGGTGAGCGGCCGCGGCAGGCGCAGTGGCGCTGGGACGGCACCCCACTGGACTAA
- a CDS encoding response regulator transcription factor: MTAALRVHVTAADPTVRDGMLALLAGAGIDTAEFDPDADMVVVAAAETVDEALAGCVPGEYPKVVVADSFCPSGALRAVRSGARAMVSTGSTPDQLSAAVHSARHGDGRIPHDVLVRLLGGPEERPAPTKAAVPSTLTPRQTAVLTLMAEGHANAAIAATLSCSEHTVKNVIYDLMARLHVRNRAHAVAKAVRMGLI; encoded by the coding sequence GTGACCGCCGCGCTGAGGGTCCATGTGACCGCGGCCGACCCGACGGTGCGTGACGGCATGTTGGCGCTGCTGGCGGGCGCGGGCATCGACACCGCCGAGTTCGACCCCGACGCCGACATGGTGGTGGTCGCCGCCGCCGAGACCGTCGACGAGGCGCTGGCGGGCTGCGTGCCCGGCGAATACCCCAAGGTCGTCGTGGCGGACTCGTTCTGCCCGTCCGGGGCGCTGCGCGCGGTGCGGTCGGGGGCGCGGGCGATGGTGTCGACCGGGTCGACGCCCGACCAGTTGTCCGCCGCCGTGCACTCCGCGCGCCACGGCGACGGGCGCATCCCGCATGACGTGCTGGTGCGGCTGCTCGGCGGGCCTGAGGAACGCCCGGCGCCCACCAAGGCCGCGGTCCCCTCGACGCTGACGCCGCGGCAGACCGCGGTGCTGACCTTGATGGCCGAGGGCCACGCCAACGCCGCGATCGCCGCGACGCTGTCGTGCTCGGAGCACACGGTGAAGAACGTGATCTACGACCTGATGGCCCGCCTGCACGTGCGCAACCGGGCGCACGCGGTGGCCAAGGCGGTCCGAATGGGACTCATATAA
- a CDS encoding response regulator transcription factor, with the protein MGEPVRVDVVALDPLLEAGVTSALHGCPDVEVARVGEPAAVTVVIVDGVGHDVLDLVRSIRAREPRPEVVLVATDLAAAEALHVIAVGARGLLRRREASAARLARTVLAAAAGDCTVPPDMLDRLLEHSADPLSATRAEWTGPGLSDRERAVLALVADGHETGEIAKELSYSTRTVAGVVHDITHRFRLRNRAHAVAYALRAGLL; encoded by the coding sequence ATGGGAGAGCCGGTACGAGTCGATGTCGTCGCGCTGGATCCGCTGTTGGAGGCGGGAGTGACCAGTGCCCTGCATGGCTGTCCGGACGTCGAGGTGGCGCGGGTGGGTGAACCCGCCGCGGTCACCGTGGTGATCGTCGACGGCGTCGGCCACGACGTGCTCGACCTGGTGCGGTCGATCCGCGCCCGGGAGCCTCGACCCGAGGTGGTGCTGGTGGCCACCGACCTGGCGGCCGCGGAGGCTTTGCACGTGATCGCGGTGGGCGCTCGTGGGCTGCTGCGCAGGCGGGAGGCCAGCGCGGCCCGGTTGGCGCGCACGGTGTTGGCCGCGGCCGCCGGTGACTGCACGGTGCCGCCCGACATGCTCGACCGGCTCCTGGAGCACAGCGCCGACCCGCTGTCGGCGACCCGCGCCGAGTGGACCGGGCCGGGCCTGAGCGACCGGGAGCGCGCGGTGCTGGCGCTGGTCGCCGACGGCCACGAGACCGGGGAGATCGCCAAGGAGCTGTCCTACTCGACGCGGACCGTGGCGGGCGTGGTGCACGACATCACCCACCGGTTCCGGTTGCGCAACCGCGCCCACGCGGTGGCCTACGCGCTGCGGGCGGGTCTGCTGTGA